Genomic DNA from candidate division TA06 bacterium:
ATCCCCTTTTTGGGAAAGTCTGGTATGTTTCTTATGAGCGATTTCAACTTCGCAGATTTATTCTCCATTCTCTCAAACTCCCGTGCTGTGTCTATATTTTTTCAAAAATGAGATTTACAGCTTCCACAGGGTCTTTGACTCTCTCCATTCTGTCGTCAATGTTCCAGGTTGATATTCCCACTATCGGCTTGCCGAGCTTGAGCGCAAAGGCGATCTCTGACAGCGTGCCGTATTTGCCTGATACTGCGATGAGTCCGTCTGATGAGTTGATGATGACCGCATTTCTTGCCTCACCTATGCCTGTCGCTATGACCACATCCACAAAACTGTTCGCTCGCTGTGCATCTTTGTAGGGTATTATGCCCACGGTCGTTCCGCCTTCTTTTTTTGCGCCCCGGCAGGCAGCTTCCATCACACCGCCCAATCCCCCGCATACCAGAACGGCTCCTCTCCTGCCTATCTCCTCACCAACCTTCTCTGCTACCTCCAGAATTGCCTGTGGACAAGAGGATGCACCTATCACACCTACGACTTTCTTCCTCATAAAAGCCAATCCAACCCCCAGCTATCAGTGCGGAACTTCGTCTTTAGTGCAAGAACACCAGTTTTTCAACACAAACGGAGCCACCAGCTTCAAGAACACAGAAATACATGCCCGATGTGGTCTCTTGTCCATTGTTATTGTTACCATTCCACGAGACTGCGTAGACGCCTGGCTGTTCTTCCCTGTCCTTGAGATTTCTCGTGAGCCGTCCCACAGAGTCGTACACGTTCAGGGCAATATGAGTCTGGGTCAGGAGACAATATCGGATCGTGGTTGCTGAGTGGAATGGATTGGGAGAAATGTGGATTACACTTACACCTTCTGAATTGTCCGGCTCTTGCTCAACTCCAGTTCGAAAGCCAACCAGTTCAAGTATGTTATCGCCCAGGCAATAACCAATTGGATTCCCAAGAGAATCTGTCACCAAAGTCCTGAAGTGTAAAGTGTCTTTGACAATTCCCTCCTCCGAGATCCACTTGAACCATAGATCTTCCTCTTCCATCCATTGGGAGTAGATCTGGGTCTTCAATGCTAGAAAAGCTCCTGCTGGTACATTAACCCAGCCCTCTCCCACCACCTCTCTTTCTTCAAGCCACGGATCTGTCATTGCAACCCAGGACTTGCCGACCTCAAGGGGGAAAATGAACATCTTCTTGGGAGGAGACCAGTACGAAGTATCCAAAGCAGATAACAGACGTCCGGCACGTCTCGCACTGTCAATATAACGAGCAAGCCCCCTTACTGAGCCAAAGCAGTTTCCTCCGACCCAGAACCTGATATCTGTTGCTGGCTCTGTTAGAATTGCTGACTTTGTCCCGCGCGTGTAGGCTATCCAGAAGAGCGCTGTATCGGGGTGAGACCACCACCATGTCTCAGGGAAAGTGTCGCCTAGCGAAAACAGTACATGACTAAGCCTGTAGCATTCCCAGCCAATGAGGGTATCCATACCCTCAATTTCTTCGTGAAGACTGTCAATAATAGCCCCGTACTCGATGGTGTCATTGTGCACAGTATCATACACTGTGAGGGAAAATGTCCTTCTGTATTCCCATGAGTTATCCACTGCCGTCGGAAAACGCTCAATCACTAGTGGCTTGCCCTGGCATTCCAAGAAACCTCCTGGAATCCCAAAGACCATGCACCCTGCTATCACAGTCGTTGCAACGACTAGCTTTTTTGACCAACCCATATCACACCTCCTCGATTTGCCTTAATCAACCCAGCCAGTAAGTATTCTAGCGCAGAATCCACTTGAGTCAAGACATTCTCAAGAAGGGGCCAGCAGCCTCACAATCCAAGGGAAAACGCCCATCGATCCGGGCGTTTTCCCTTAGTTCTTCTTTGCGTATTAGGCCACAACCTTGCTCGGCCCGAAGTTCACGGCTCAGGCGTTATCAACTACAGCTTCGTTCATCACCGCCCGTGAACTTCAGCCAGGCTTACCTTCTTGTACTCCTTTGGGATCTGAAACTCAGAAGCCGGAATCTTCTTCTTCTCAGCTTTAGTAACCTGGTCCACACTCTTCTCATCCTCTTCATAGTAGGAAATCGATTTGACAGAAAACCCTTTCATCACCAGATCCAAGTACTCCTTAGAAACTGAATAGGATTCTTTCTCGCCTCCCATCCCCACCAAGGCCTTCTGGAACTTCTCCCATTTCGCGCGGTTGATTTCATCTGCAACGTTTATTTTGGTCGCTATCCAGACTTCCTTTCTCAGCTTTCCGTTGGCCAGGACCTGATATTTCTGTCCAGAGTAGCCAGCTATGGTGACCTTTTCTGAAGTCTTCTTCACGGTCACTTTGACTTCCTTCTTAGGAGCAGTCTTCTGGGGCTGCATTTGCTCCATGTATTTCTTCATTGCCTCTCTCTGCTCCGGAGGCATGTTTTTCATTTGCTCTTCCATCACCATCTTCTGTGCCTCTTCTGTCCCCTTTTTCATGTCCTCGGGCTTGCCGGCCCAGTATAGCTTCTTGTCATGATTCACAAAGTATAGTAACCCCTTGTCCAGATCGAACATCATTGTCCCTTCTGACATTACTATCTTCACCTTGTTCTGCTGGAAGTACAAAGTTTGCTCTTCCTTCTCCTTCTCACCATACTGAGTGGTTTGGGTGAGCACCCAACCAGCGAAAGCGTTGGAAGCCAGCAGAACGGCAACAAACACGAGAAACAAGGCCTTTGCCTTCATTTCTCCCTCCTTTCCCTGGTCATCTAGCCAGGCGAAAACTGAACTCAAATGTCGGCGGGCTCTCCCCTGAGGACTCGAGGAGCATAGCACCCGCACTGACTGAACACACCTTTTATAGCATATCTACAGTGCCTTGCAAGGGAATTCTTCATCTTCCTGGTGCACCGGCTCTCTGCCCTGAGCAAGGGCTCAACGTGAAAAGGCTAAAGCCCGAGTCGCAGATTTCTCCCTGGACTTGGCGATTAGAGCAAATGCGCTTATCGTCAGGATTACTTTATTTCGACTTTTCCACTTGCTAATATTAAAAATATGATATAATCAGAAAAAAGGAGGAGCTATGGATAGGCCTATGAGATCGTATCTGTTAATAGCAGTGCTAATCCTGTTGCTTTTTTCTGGATGTTCCTATCATCACGAAAGTTACAGCATTCTCGAAAGTGTTCCCTACCTGAATTATCGCAGTAACGCTTCGCCTGAACTTGTTGATGGGTCGACAGGCTTTGGTATTGGTATAGGTGGAGCCTACGCACATACGGCTACGGACTCTGACACGTCAGTCAGCACATTCGTTACCAATATGTCATTGAGGGCTAACCTCGGCTCAATTGTAGAAGTGGGGGTTACTCCATCTTTCCTGATCTCGGACGACATATTGCCATACGGTATTTTTGACGCCAAGTTCAAATTGGCCGAACAGCCCGTGATCATCAACCCTAGTATTGGCTTTGGCGCGGGGTTTGGAAGAGCTGGATTCATGGGAGATGCTAGAATGCTGGTGGTGTTCGGAGTCTCACTTCTGGACGGCCTGATCAATCCCTACGTTGCACCAAAGTTGATGATGTTCCTCTATCCCTATGAGTTATCGGGTTATTTCCCCACTACTACTAAGCGGACCATGTGTGGTATTTACGGTCTTGATGCTGGAATGAGTTTTTCGATACCAATCGGCAAGGGCAAAAAATCAATCCAGAAACTGAAGATAATGCCAGAGTTTACCTATGTGGCAGGCAAGGAGCCAAAAGGTGAGAAGATGAAGTTCTCGATTACGCGGTTCGGAGCCAGTCTACTGTTTGCACCATAGCAGTTAGTTGCTCTCAGCAACCTGCGGACCGCAGAGTCCACGCTGCGGGCCAACCCCGATAGGTCGTTTCGGACCAACTCTTTTTCGCCCTCCGATTTCCCTCAGGACGAAATATGCTACGCGCCATCATCCGATCGCTCGGGCCTATTTGGCTCACTTTCGGAGTCTTTCCCGCACGGCCTTGCTTTCCAGTTCTCTCAGCGCATCCGAGGCGATCCACCTTGCGGCACTGGAATCCAGTTTCTTTATTTCTTTTGCAAGCTTCACTGCCTCTTTGTTCAGATTAGGATTCCTTTTCCCAATCTGGCGCAGCGCCCAGTTGACAGCTTTTTTGACAAAATTCCTCTCATCAACAGATTCTCTCTTTATCGTGGGGAAAAACCTGACGAAGTCCTTGTCCTCTGCTTTCTTGTCATGAAAAGCCATCCAGGCCATCAGAGCAAACCCGGCCCTCTTCACAAACTCCTCTTTGTCCTTGCTCCACTCAATCGCCTTTTTGCGAGCAAATTCTGTCTTGTCAAAAAGGTTACCGCAGCACTGGTCGCATAGGTCCCACGAATCAAAATCTTTCACCCAGGATTCCATTTGCTTTTCGGTAACACGCTCTGGTTCATCGATCATACTTGATAGAATTCTAGCCTCATGGATTTTCGTCTTCCACACCCGAAGGGCCAACCCATGATTCTTTCCTATACTTTTTGCCATCTTTCTCAGATCTGGAATCGAAACGCCAAGGGCATGCTCTGCCTTAATCCCAAATCTGGCCATCCCCTCTCTCGCACCCGGAACGGCACATTTCTTCAGCTCCCTGATTATCTTGTCGACCTCTGTGTCTCTGGCGATCTTCTTACTCATTTCTCCCTTCCTCGCTATTTGCCGGCAACTTCCACTATGTTGCCATCTGGATCTTTAAACTGAAAGCAATATGTTGCATCCCCAACAAACTCGGGCGCATCCTGAAGAAGTTCGACTCTGGCTTTCTTGAGAGTGGCATGAATCTCAGACGCAGGCTTTTCAGTCCGCAAGAAGAAGCTCAGCCGACTCGTTTCATTATCGATAGACGCAGGCTTGTTCCCCCCCACCATGTATATGTCAATACCGCCTGATTTCGACTTGAGGAAACACAGGGTAGGTCCGAGGTCAGCGGAAACCTCGAAGCCAAGGGTCTCCGTGTAGAACTTCTTTGCTTTTTCTAGATCAGTGACATAAACAGCGAGCGAACCGATGCTCTCAAACATCCGACTCCTCCTTTTATCTTTGGTCATCCTTTCCTGAGGAATGTTCTGAATGCCAGGTTTTGGCAATTTCCAGCGCCCTGGTCAATGCATGGACACCCGCGATCAGTGACGATCTTCCTGCGTTAGAATCGGAATACTTCGATAAGAAGTACTTCCAACCATGCAAATAGAATTCAGAATAATGTTGAGCAAGTTGGTGTTCACCTTTTTCTGTTAGATGTGCAACAGCCTCGGTACGATTAATGCTCCATGCCTTCTCGGTCGGGAGTCCCAGCACGTACAAAACTCTTGGCGCAACAGGCGAAATGTGCCAGACCAATGCTCTCAAAGAGTCCCAGATGTACCTTGAGGGTTTATCTATCACGCGAGCTGGAAATTCTGAGAGGAATTTCTCTTCTTCAAGTACTCTCCTGCAGTCGATAAGTCTGATTCTGTCTTGATCAGTGTAATCACCTTTTGGATAATCTTTGCCGTACACCACCGACACTGCGCTTTCGGGCGTTGGAATATAGTCTTCCTCTTGCAGAAGCTGATTAAGAACGACTATTTGAGGTCTTGGGACGTGCAGCGGTTTTGGTGTCTTTGAGAAGTATCTTTCTTCGACCCCGGATTGGATGTGCGTGACCCTGGAAATCGATCCGAGATCTCTTTGGACCGCCAGATCGTCCGCAAAAAGAAGGTGGATATCTATGTCGCTCAATTCAGGGACATAGTCAAGGGGAGAATCCCAATGCTTTTGTGCCGAGCCCTTGAAATAGATTCCCTCTATGTCTGACTCTGGTATCTCTTTCAACAAAACCTCCACAAAGGCTTCCACCATGTGGTTGACTTCTTTTCGTAAGACTTCCTTATCGGGATAGTGATCATCCCACGATACATTCACCAAACCAGCTCCTGTCCTTCTGTATCACTTACGCAGTCTCATTATGAGAAATGGCCATTCTCTCACTTCGGGGTCAAGCATGGAAAATCCAAAACTGAAAGTTGCAGCTCTGGACCCGAATCATGTTGCGAAACGCAGGTCACGTTTTCTCTTAGTTATTCGGATCCCATAGGTGAAATGTATACTCTAATCGGGAACCACTTTCCATGCAAATCGAAATATCTTGAACACGGGCTGTGAGATATGGGTGGGTTTTTCAGGAATCGTGGAATGCTCAAAAGCATTACGATGCCCTTGTGCGCCTTTTGCGCTCGAAATCGAGGAAATATGGACAGGAATACCTCTCCTCAAAAGTGCAGCTCTTTACTTCCCAGCATTTGCCATTTGCTGGTGGGCACTTCAGCAGAAGCCAATCAACGAGTGCAGAAGACACGAATCTCCACTCCCGCCCCATCTTCCTGGCGGGAACCTCGCCGGTTCTGGCAAGAGAGTACATGGTGTTT
This window encodes:
- a CDS encoding TIGR00725 family protein is translated as MRKKVVGVIGASSCPQAILEVAEKVGEEIGRRGAVLVCGGLGGVMEAACRGAKKEGGTTVGIIPYKDAQRANSFVDVVIATGIGEARNAVIINSSDGLIAVSGKYGTLSEIAFALKLGKPIVGISTWNIDDRMERVKDPVEAVNLIFEKI
- a CDS encoding T9SS type A sorting domain-containing protein — translated: MGWSKKLVVATTVIAGCMVFGIPGGFLECQGKPLVIERFPTAVDNSWEYRRTFSLTVYDTVHNDTIEYGAIIDSLHEEIEGMDTLIGWECYRLSHVLFSLGDTFPETWWWSHPDTALFWIAYTRGTKSAILTEPATDIRFWVGGNCFGSVRGLARYIDSARRAGRLLSALDTSYWSPPKKMFIFPLEVGKSWVAMTDPWLEEREVVGEGWVNVPAGAFLALKTQIYSQWMEEEDLWFKWISEEGIVKDTLHFRTLVTDSLGNPIGYCLGDNILELVGFRTGVEQEPDNSEGVSVIHISPNPFHSATTIRYCLLTQTHIALNVYDSVGRLTRNLKDREEQPGVYAVSWNGNNNNGQETTSGMYFCVLEAGGSVCVEKLVFLH
- a CDS encoding DUF4412 domain-containing protein, producing MKAKALFLVFVAVLLASNAFAGWVLTQTTQYGEKEKEEQTLYFQQNKVKIVMSEGTMMFDLDKGLLYFVNHDKKLYWAGKPEDMKKGTEEAQKMVMEEQMKNMPPEQREAMKKYMEQMQPQKTAPKKEVKVTVKKTSEKVTIAGYSGQKYQVLANGKLRKEVWIATKINVADEINRAKWEKFQKALVGMGGEKESYSVSKEYLDLVMKGFSVKSISYYEEDEKSVDQVTKAEKKKIPASEFQIPKEYKKVSLAEVHGR
- a CDS encoding DNA alkylation repair protein, with translation MSKKIARDTEVDKIIRELKKCAVPGAREGMARFGIKAEHALGVSIPDLRKMAKSIGKNHGLALRVWKTKIHEARILSSMIDEPERVTEKQMESWVKDFDSWDLCDQCCGNLFDKTEFARKKAIEWSKDKEEFVKRAGFALMAWMAFHDKKAEDKDFVRFFPTIKRESVDERNFVKKAVNWALRQIGKRNPNLNKEAVKLAKEIKKLDSSAARWIASDALRELESKAVRERLRK
- a CDS encoding VOC family protein, translated to MTKDKRRSRMFESIGSLAVYVTDLEKAKKFYTETLGFEVSADLGPTLCFLKSKSGGIDIYMVGGNKPASIDNETSRLSFFLRTEKPASEIHATLKKARVELLQDAPEFVGDATYCFQFKDPDGNIVEVAGK
- a CDS encoding DNA-binding protein, which codes for MDAVAEILTLDEAAKFLKIGRNTMYSLARTGEVPARKMGREWRFVSSALVDWLLLKCPPANGKCWEVKSCTFEERYSCPYFLDFERKRRTRAS